CATCCAAGCACTCATGGAACAATACGACATCCCCCCAAGCAGAGTAGTAATAGACGAAGACGGAGTCGGCGGCGGAGTCGTAGACGAAATAGAAGGCGTCAAAGGATTCGTCAACAACAGCAAACCAATCCCTGAGCAAGGAGTCAAGAGGAACTACGCAAACCTGAAAAGCCAATGCACCTTCAAAGCAGCCGACTACATAAACCAGGAGAAAATCAGCGTTTATAAAGAAATCCCAGAACACATCAAAGAAGGACTCATCACAGACATAGAACAATACCAAATGAAGGATCCAGACAAAGACGGCAAACTCGCAATCCTCACCAAAGACGCAATAAAACAGAACATCGGCAGAAGCCCCGACTACGGCGACGCTTTCATGATGCGAATGTTCTTCGAACTCACCCAGGACGAATGGATGGTCTTCGAAGATCCGACAGGAACCATTTTTTAACCAAAACAACGAAAAGTTTAAATAGAAGCGAAGGGATAAGTTATGCAAGCAAAAACCTGGAACTCTCCCAAAAATGAACATCCCGAATCCCTTCAGAACATTTAAAGAGAAATTCTTCAAAGCCGAAGTCGAAGCCCTCAAAAAAGAACTCGGCAAGTGGAAAAGAGCAACCAGGCCAGCCGCAGGCGACCTCTACAAGCCCGAAAGCGTAGTACCTTATTATCCTTTCCCTCCAGACACAGTTTATACCGTAGCAAAATACAGCGATGTCCTCACAGGAATGCACAGGGCTTTAAGAACTGAAATCTTCAGGAACGGAATCGAAGTCATCGAGAGCCAGGACCAGGACACAGAAAACACAGACAGGGAAGAAGAAACACCGTTCCAACACAAAAGCCGCAAGGAAATCCTGGCCAAACTCGAAAGGATAAACCTGAACGGCCAGAGCATCATAGAACTTCTGGAACAACTCGAAGACGACATCAACATAATAGACCACGCTTATATGTGGATTCGGTACGACTACTTTGTAGACAGCACAGGAGAAATCACAGACAAAGAATTCGTCGAAGCAATCCGACTACACCCAGCAACAATGATGGCAATCAAGAACAACGCCGACGAATTCGGAAAAGACGACCAGGGAAACACCCTCAAGGCGGCACCAAGCGACAGAAGCCAAGTGTTCACAAACAGGGACTACCATCCAGTAACGGGAGAAAAACTCTACCCTGTATGGTGGAAGCAAACCAGCGAAAAAGGCGAATACTACTTCTTCGAGTGGGAAATAGTCCACGCAACCAGGTACAGGCCTGAAGGATTCAGCCCCATAATAACGGCCTGGCAAAAGGTCAGAACCCTCCAGTACCAGGACAAATACTTCCTCGAACTTTATGAAGGCAAAAGACCTCCCAAAGGCCTCCTCGCATTCTATGTGGCCAACAGGGAAAGCATGAAAAAGGCCTGGGACGACATGATAGAGAGAGCCAAAGAGAACCCGCACCTGCCAGGAATCATAGGAATCCCTCCAGCAGCCACAGGAGGAAACGGCCAAACCAAAGTAATGGAATTCGTCGACTTCATGAAAAGCATGGACGAACTCCAATTCAGCGACCAAAGGCAAGAATTCAAACTCGCCCTGGGCTTCCTGTACGGAGTCAGCCCAATACTCATGAACGATGTCAGCACTTCAGGCGGCCTTAACAACGAAGGA
This portion of the Candidatus Woesearchaeota archaeon genome encodes:
- a CDS encoding phage portal protein yields the protein IQALMEQYDIPPSRVVIDEDGVGGGVVDEIEGVKGFVNNSKPIPEQGVKRNYANLKSQCTFKAADYINQEKISVYKEIPEHIKEGLITDIEQYQMKDPDKDGKLAILTKDAIKQNIGRSPDYGDAFMMRMFFELTQDEWMVFEDPTGTIF